DNA sequence from the Sceloporus undulatus isolate JIND9_A2432 ecotype Alabama chromosome 4, SceUnd_v1.1, whole genome shotgun sequence genome:
CATCCAACGTTATTGTAGTTGCTACAAAGACCTGTTTGTCTTAAATGTTTGggcttttttttcattttgtgatGATGAAAAGTTTGTTTGATCAGTATGATTTTCAGCTGCCCCTAGAACTATAGAGTTAATTGAACTTGTTGAAACATGACACAAATGCTGTGTTTGCTCTCAGATTCAGTGCTTCGGTTTTCATATATGATTGCTTTGTAAGTTCAGTGGAACCAATTATATGTGCTGAAAGCTTGTTTACATCTTCAGGTAAAGCATTAAATAAGTAGGCTgactgtttttgtgttttatttatacgTAAAATAAATCATTGAGTAGAATAGCAGTATGTGGGTTGCCTTTTCATGTCTATATTTGCATGCATCTTTTGGAGAGATCTAAaatagaaagcaattccataataaATCTGTAGTATTTGTTGATGGAGTATACTATTGGACAGTGGACCCTTCTCATttgtggggtttggttctggaaaCTTCCTTGGATGgggaaaaatgtggatgctcaaggtcCATATTATTCAATAGGCAGTGATGTGTGCATGTTGACATCAGTGCATCAACAGGCATATGCTACAATTGAATAATATGATAATCCATGGGCAGTTGAATCTACGGACCTCTAGCTCGCTGACATGACAGGCCCACTATGAATTGTATAGTATAAacaatttgtattattttatcaaACTATCACAGTTTACTAAATTTGCCTTTTTCAAACTTCTGACTTGCTTCAAGTCCATCTCTATGCTATGATCTTTTTTTCTGAGATTCTCATCCATCTGCACACTCCACAAGTGAAGCACATGGTGAAAGACAACAAGAAAGCCTTCGCAGTGGCCATGCCCCATTTATGCAGTTCGAGGGAGGGTGGGTTATATGGTATCCACTTTATTAACTTTTTGGTGCCAGGCAAAATCTTTTTCTTGCCAcatgattattttaaaacactgGCAATTTTAAAAGTGAGCTCTTAACAATTTAAACAGTAAGGGTTGTGTTCTAAATGTACTGTATTAAATAATTAACTGGTTATGCTCAAGTTCTGTTAATaaagtattgtttttgtatttatatgcTTTTGCCTCAAGAAATGCTATACACTGGGCCCATCATATATGTGGCCTCTAGCTACACAGATTCAACAAAGCACAGACTCAAAGTGttgaagaaaaaaatacagatgaTCTAATAAAGCAAGCAACCTTATATACatagggagaagaaaggaactcAAATTTCTCTTGCCCAGTGATTCTCCTGCTCACCTCCACAGCTTGGCTGAGCAGGTCCAGGACAGTAGCAGAGGTAGAAGCAAGCCCTAGACATCAGATGCACATCTTTCAGCCTCCCCTGTCTCCAAGAAGCCTGTCAGCCACCCGTTTCCATATAGCGAACGAATGAGGGGGTGTAGCATAGCTGCCACATCAAAAGTGGAAGTGGGTGGTAAGTAGGCTCTCCAGAAGCAGGGAGCCCCAAAGAATGGTTTCCAGggcttgccactgctgtctctGCTGTTGTCCTGGGACTGCTCAGCCAGGCTGTGGAGGTGAATGGGAGAGTCACTGGGTGATGGCAATTTGGGTTCTTTTCTTCTCTATATATATGTAATGGGCACCTGGTGCCTAGGGCTTGCTGTCACCACTACTGTTGCCTTATGCCTTTCTAAATAAGAGACTTCAGCATCTGCCTTTTTTGTTATCTgcttggggtcctggaaccaaatcccccACAGACAGGgtaggcccactgtatattagaAAGCTTAGATTCAGGCAAGGTGTCTCTGCTGGGAGCAATGATTAAAGAGGGGTGGTGTGTGGTGGGGATGGAAattacatacaggttgagtctcccttatccgaaatgcttgggaccaaaagtgttttggattttggatccaTCCCCTCcccctggattttggaatattttcatatacatcatGAAATCTCTTACAGATgtgactcaagtctaaacatgaaattaatttattttttgtagacaaccttatacacatagcccagAGGTAATTTTATatctaatattttaaataattttgtgcatggagcaaagtttgtgtacactgaaccaacaGGTAGCAAAAATGTCACTGTGTCaaccacccatgtgaacaattttgggtTTTGATGGTGGCAGCACATAATTATCAGCACTGACTGGCAGAAGCTCTCCAGTACACTCTTACTGGAATGGGAATACAAGTCTGGATGAATGCCTCCCTCTCCCCTTTCTGCACACTTCACGGTTCTTCATTGTCTCTGccaccctctctccctccctttagCCTGAACAAGAGGTTTGTAAATAATTACAGGAAATAGGAGAAGAGAAAAGCTGGAGAGCGGTGTGCTTGTCCCTGATTCACTTATAGTTCTAGCTGCTTTGAATGAAGTACTATCAGGCTATGAGACTCAGTATGGTAAATGTGTTGGACTGGGGCTCAGGAAATCTGACCTGAGCCCTgaacctcactgggtgactttggaccaaCTGACACTCTCTCATCCTGACTTACTTCATAGGGTGGTTGTGATCATGGAGTGGAGAAGGGAAAAGCAACATAAGCTACCTTGCACTCATTGAAAGAGAGGCAGCATATAGATGTACAATGAACCCGCTCCATACGCGGGCTTGTTATAGGCAGCTTTCGGCTTATGCGGAAGCTGCTGAGAGAATGGCGCACGCGCACGGCCGCATaccgagcacaagccccattatttctaatggggctggagcatacgtgctttttgccttatgcggggggggggggggtccggaacagatcccccacgtaaggctaGGGCAGACTGTAATTAATACTGTAATTAAAACCAAATAGGCCTGTGACCTTATATAAGCTACATACTTTACATAATTGTTTGTCATTTAAATTAATGATGTGTGTTTTTCTTACTTTCATCTTTTTTTGTTAATAGGGGCCACTCTGGGAAGGAAGTAAAACTAGTTAGTGAAGGAATTTCAGCTTTAGACATTGAGAGCCCTGTTCCAGAGACAACTCAGGGCAACTCTAGCACAGAAAGTGAGAGCAGCAGTGATGCTGAACAAGAATTTGTTTCCTCCATTTTGCAAGAACATCTGACAGGTGCAGAGAAGGTTATTCAGCCAGTGCCCAGAAAGAGCAGACTCAAAAAGAAGCCAGCTGAGAGAGTTCAACCTAAGCCTATCTCAACAGAAAATCCAGTTAACAAGGCAGCAGAGCAGCTAAGCAGATGCACTTTGGATGGCCCAGAAGAGAAACACCTTCTTCCCAATAAACCACAGACTGAAAAAACTGATACTTCTGTGCACAACCTAATCCCTGAAACTGTACCCCCATCTGATGACTCCAGAGGCAACTCTGGGGGCTCACAACTGGTTTTCCTGGGTATGAGTCAAAAGGGGGCTGAACAATTTAAAAGGTTGCTCGCTAACTCAAAACAGCCTGGCAAGCATGACCTAAAAGGCCCAGTGGACTCTCTTGCTACCAAACAGGGCTTGCTAGAAAGCCTCAGGCAAACATTTACTGAATGGAAGACTGACGAAACACTGAAACTTCTCTGTGGCTCCAGCTTTGTAGGTGCCTGCAGGACACAGGAGCAGGCCTCACTAGCCGATTGTGAAAAGGAAGACCTTGACGAGGATGATTTGGATAGCTCTGATGACGTTGATACTTCTGCCCCCATGAAAGATGATTTGAACTGTTTGGACAAGGCTTTGCCTTTCAGAGACCCCACTATAGTAGCCAAACCTCTGCCTAGCTATGAAAAGTTGAAAGAAGAGACATCACAGCTGGAACTAAAGGTGAAGGAGTTCTACCAAGGCAAATTCACTGTAGCTGAAGAAGATCTGAAGACAGACTCAGGAGGGGAACAACACTATAGCAATTCTCAAGTAAGCATCTTGCAAAGGAATGGGttattgcctccccccccccccaaaaaaaaggcacCAGTCATggctttttttaatggtttataaaGTAAAACGTGGAATGGGGAACCATAAAAAAAAGGATTGACCTATGGTTGAAACTCCTAGTGATGTTCGATTCAGTTTAGTTGGCTAGTTTTGTCACATCTTTTTCCGCAGATTGGCTCCTTTCCCCCATCCTAAGTCCAGTCTCTGCAGATTTTGTTATGGGGAGAAAAATCAGTTGGTTAGGCCagggtatattttttaaaactgtacacaTTCGTGTACATTTTTCAAATTGTACACATTGGTTtttgcatccatccatccatcttagGGCCACAAAAAGAAAGGTAGCCCTGTTGAGCtataagaacaaaataaaatacgcAGGTAGGCAAGTCTTCTCTATTAGGGCCAAATTCATTTCCACAATAATATGCAAACTTTAGAGTCCTCCAGAACCATTCTTCAGGTATGTCTGTTGGGTGGAAGCATGGGAGTCCAAAAATTAAGTCAAATGTTAtagttatgggatttgtagttaaacTCTGTCTCAAGATGGAGAGCATAGTATTAATCAGTCATTATGTTCAGTTATCAGATGACACTATGCAACTAGATTAAGGTGATACCTTTTATAACATAATATTTAGTTACTGTTATAATTCCAGAGGTGTGGCTTCACTAAGTATTGAGAGAGGAATATTATATGGTTCAAGTCCTGGCTTGTGCTGCTGCTGTCTACTCTATTGAAGGTTTTGAGGTAACAGCATGGTGTATGGGGAGGCCAGCAGTTTAGAACACTCAGATTAAAAAATCAACAACTGTTAAAGTTACTTTTGATGATACACCAAAGTAgagttacctttttaaaaactgtaacaaTGATGATTAAATTgttgttctttctttcattcttgcttCGAAattataactattttttaaatgtaattttcttctctctgaaaGACTGAAAAGGCCATATATCTTGTGCCTGCCACTCTAATTGGTATCATTGGCAGGCATGAAAGAAGAACTTCTAAGGTGTCTCTCAAAGCAAAAGTAGACTGGTGTATTGATGATGTTCCTTCAAATTATCTTCTGTATTTATTATGGGTTGCTATATTTAGAATTTGTTAGCCCTGTTCTTCTACATTTACTACAtactgaactctctctctctctctcacacacacacacacacacacacacactatttgcattctgcctttttcccaagAAAGGGAGTCAAGGAAGGTTACAAGACAAAAGGGAATACAGTAAAAccacatgtattattattatcatcatcatcatcatcatcatcatcattaaccctcatttcccccaaaattgggacttcaAGAGGTGTACAATTtgaaagaacagtacaattaaaaacatataaaagtaagtattaaaataaaattaaaatattaaaacagatcactcattaaaagaataaaatggaatttaaaaagataaaagcactttaaaagtACATTATAAAACAACATAACATCCCAGACTTTTCTTTAAAGCTAAAAATATTGCAAACAATATGAAAATACTGTAGTATTAAGCTGTTTGTAA
Encoded proteins:
- the RPAP2 gene encoding putative RNA polymerase II subunit B1 CTD phosphatase RPAP2 isoform X1, producing MADGGTRGGSGQRTRKQRGRLGNKRSSVLKNEDAAQRKAALETAIRKKIEYERKALKIVERLLEDDVTEEFLVNGGKFITPSHYKDVVEERFIIKLCGYPLCRNRLQNVLKQKYKISTKTNKVYDITERKCFCSNFCYRASKYFEGQISQSPVWLRDEERPPDIHLLQEGTRGHSGKEVKLVSEGISALDIESPVPETTQGNSSTESESSSDAEQEFVSSILQEHLTGAEKVIQPVPRKSRLKKKPAERVQPKPISTENPVNKAAEQLSRCTLDGPEEKHLLPNKPQTEKTDTSVHNLIPETVPPSDDSRGNSGGSQLVFLGMSQKGAEQFKRLLANSKQPGKHDLKGPVDSLATKQGLLESLRQTFTEWKTDETLKLLCGSSFVGACRTQEQASLADCEKEDLDEDDLDSSDDVDTSAPMKDDLNCLDKALPFRDPTIVAKPLPSYEKLKEETSQLELKVKEFYQGKFTVAEEDLKTDSGGEQHYSNSQNDQQWTPVFPLVDSKAQQQIRTRIVLEKLQKVLPAVLGPLQIPLGDVYNELRSLVKTFRLTNTNIIHKTPVWTLIAIVLLSVLSENIPVFANCQQSRGYTQFLTTLLEELHFKHEDLESLTRTFRIGYLNE
- the RPAP2 gene encoding putative RNA polymerase II subunit B1 CTD phosphatase RPAP2 isoform X2, encoding MADGGTRGGSGQRTRKQRGRLGNKRSSVLKNEDAAQRKAALETAIRKKIEYERKALKIVERLLEDDVTEEFLVNGGKFITPSHYKDVVEERFIIKLCGYPLCRNRLQNVLKQKYKISTKTNKVYDITERKCFCSNFCYRASKYFEGQISQSPVWLRDEERPPDIHLLQEGTRGHSGKEVKLVSEGISALDIESPVPETTQGNSSTESESSSDAEQEFVSSILQEHLTGAEKVIQPVPRKSRLKKKPAERVQPKPISTENPVNKAAEQLSRCTLDGPEEKHLLPNKPQTEKTDTSVHNLIPETVPPSDDSRGNSGGSQLVFLGMSQKGAEQFKRLLANSKQPGKHDLKGPVDSLATKQGLLESLRQTFTEWKTDETLKLLCGSSFVGACRTQEQASLADCEKEDLDEDDLDSSDDVDTSAPMKDDLNCLDKALPFRDPTIVAKPLPSYEKLKEETSQLELKVKEFYQGKFTVAEEDLKTDSGGEQHYSNSQNDQQWTPVFPLVDSKAQQQIRTRIVLEKLQKVLPAVLGPLQIPLGDVYNELRSLVKTFRLSENIPVFANCQQSRGYTQFLTTLLEELHFKHEDLESLTRTFRIGYLNE